The Sparus aurata chromosome 15, fSpaAur1.1, whole genome shotgun sequence genomic interval TAGCACCTTTATAAAGTACACAGGTAATAGAGAAATACACAGAAGTTTAATATTACACAAaggaaaaatgtctttttttcttggaAACCCCGTGTGGAGGGGCACATAAAGTATCTTACATAAATGAACAGGCGTGGTTAGAGAGGTCTGCACAGACGCAATCAAACACAGACTCATTTTGCCAATTCAATGTCTGACAGGAGGATGGAAGCTTTACAAATTCTAAATACACTATGCACACTCCCCCTGgagaaaatgaatacatttctgtTAATGTGTCTCTATTTGTCATTTACATTATATACACGTACATCCCCGACCCCACCCCCCAGCCCCCTGCCACAACCTCCCCCCTCGTAATGCAAATAGaaagggtggagggggggtcTCCCCCTAAATTTcattttacaatattaattGCATTCTCTTTTAAATCCTCAACTCAATTTCGGACGTCTGCAATCAGACAGTACAATTTGTGTCGCTCAGATTACTATAGACGTGATTCTGTGAAAGGTTACACTTACAGTTACACACTGTGTAGGGAAATAAAACATCCCAATGCGGCAGTGCATTGTCTTCAACAAACATACAGacgaacacaaaaacaacacctGATCCTTCAGCTGTGTTATATGCAGGTGATGTGATCAGTTTTGAAGATCAGTATTTGGTTCTTCAAATCtcaaatggggggggggggattttaaTCCGACAACATACAGTATACTTTAAATTCATGAACTGTACTGCATAAAACTGTGTAAACCAAATTATAGCTGTCATAAAAACACGGGACAAAAATAATAacttaaaacaatataaaatgtgATGGAACTACATACATTTCTGCTAGGTATGGTTATCCCAAAGCTCATGATCAGGCCTCAAAACAATACAGAGGACATTTTGCACATTCTCACTTTAAATAAAGAGGAAGAGGTCACTTGTTCcgataatgaaaacaaatcattttttggAGAAATTTAGACCTGACCCGACAGATTTTTCTATCAAATAAAAAcggggggggaaaaaacccTCTTAAACCTGCCTGCAGAGCAACTTAAATATGTCTTTCCACTGATGCATTGTCACAGGGTCATGGAAAAACTGTACACAATACACAGGTACTCAATACAAGGCCGGTGAGAGTGCATTTGGATCAATTTGTTGCAATATCGGACTGGTTAGAAGGGactcttgtgtgtttgtgagtgtgtgtagtcCTCGACAGACATACAGTACCGTGTAGTTGCCAGTAATAGATAAGTACAGTACTGTACAGTCACAAAGTATTCACAAAAAGGGTATATACAACAGCTCTGGATACACTGTTGGATCATgcaggatgtgttttttttcttttttttcttcccaaaaAACGATGCAGTTCAACAGTAACAAAACGACAAAAGGAAAGATCAGTACAATCACACAGACGTTTCTATAAAATACAGTGATTTAAAAACTTCTGCAGACGCCTGTAGGATGTTACACCAACATAATATCCAGGCCTGGACACCTTAGAAAAAAGGTGAGGACAACTTTGGTGACGTGTAACTGATTAATTTCAATGTGGGACAaagataaacaaacatgaaaaggacaacggtgataaaaaaagaacaaaaaaaaaacaaaaaacaacaaccccaaaacaaatgattttaaaataataaatataaagatgACAGAAAATGATTTGATCAAGCACGTTTAGGCTGGACAAAGACAACAGGAGCCATTGGCACACATGCACTTGAGAACAAAATGGTGCTGAGTTTGATGAGGAAGAGCGAAAACAttacaataaatacaacaaGAACGACTGCCGAccggctggaggaggagaactgagtggattgttttctctctctctctctctctgtctcttccatCCAGtatttttcttccctcctccgTCTCAAACGTTCTCTCCCCGCTGTCTTTCACATACGCTCGCAGGCAAACAAAAGAGGACAcgtaaacatacacacacacacacacacacacacacatataggtatatatacacacacacacactcacacacatgcacgccaCATTGCACAATGTGCGCTCGTTTCCTCTGTCGACACTGGAGGACGTTTTAGCTTTTCCTGTCAGTGCTCGGATTCTGATGATTCCAGTTattcatctgtctctctctctctctctcacacactctctctctcacacacacacacacacacacacacacacacacacacactgagaagtCCGGGTGTCGAAGGGCATGGCATGTGCCAAAGTTTTGGAAGAACACATTTCAAATAGGTTAAAAACACTCTTACAAgacaatgtttgtttgtttttttcacgatgggaaaattaaaatcaaaaaaaaacaaaacaaaaacaaaaacaaagctacaacacttttctgtctctgctctgtgttGTTTACACATGATGATTATAGCTGCACAGTTTTCAGTTGAAAAGTCACAAAtatcatatatgtatatatataatatcacTTTAGTGCCCGCCAACATGGCTGTAAATGGTGTGTTTTTCCGAGTCAGGCGGTGGAACTGGTGCGTGGAATCTTTAcacaaggaaataaaaaaagggagtgCGGCGATCCTGCTTTCTCCCTGCGAGTTCCCAAACAGGCGCCTCTTTTTCAGCTCCTATGCCACACATTATCTGTTGAgagaccgtgtgtgtgtgtgcgtgcgtgagcATAGGAAGCCGCTTGAAGTGTCGACAGGAGGTCGGTGAAGTGTCTGTGGACGGACAGTCAAACGCGTCACTACTCCCGTTTAGGTGCAAGAGGGGTTTTGTGGGGAGGGGGAGAAAGGCTAGTTGTTCtcgaagagggagaggagatcGTCGTTGCTGTTGCTGGGGAGGTCGGGGGGGTCCAGGTATGATAGTAACTCGTCTGGGTTGGCCAGCTCTGGAAGCAGCTGTGGgtgaaaagaagagagagacgaTGAGTGGCGTGGCGAAACAACCTGAAAAGATATTTATCTTTCTACTGCCGGATGACTTTCAATCATGCTCAAGTGTGCACATAAAGACAGCTAGCGCTGCTCAGAAGCAATCTGAgagtcaaacacaaacatagCACACAGCAAAGAGATGAGAGCAGCTGCACCAGACAATGTTAGCTGTTAAAGAGGAAGCTCATGGTGCCCAAGGGCGGGCACACTTACATCCAGGGAGGGTTCGGGCATATCCTGGGCTCCCTGACCCATCTGCCCATCTGAGGAGGGGTTAAAGTTCAGATCGCTGTGCGGGTGACTGTTCTGCCCAGGCTGCTGAGGCTGCGGCTGCGACTGGCGTGGGGGCTGCGATGATTGGCCGCCGTGATGCAAGGGCGGCCCTGACTGGCCACTGTGATGTAAGGGCAGCCCTGATTGGCTGCCGGGGTGGGGAGACACATGCAAGATCTGCTGCATGGAGTTATGGGACTGATCGGGATGGGACATCTGCAGGTGCGAGAGGGGAGACAGAAAGccagagaaaggaggagagagagcgaagGAGAGAGTGttaagaaggaggaggaggaggaggaggaggggatgcgtgggaggaaagagaggaaaagcgAAATGAGTTCCAGCGTGAATAATATGGAACAGGCCTTCTAAATGGAAGCTGTGATCAGCAGACATGTACAGCTGCAACATTATACGGTGACATGAGCATGTGGGCATGACTGAGCACACATGCTGGCTAGAGGCGCAGGCTGCACCTTGTTCAGACAACAAATCTGAGGCTCCTATTTCAGCGTGGCACAGATTGTCTGGAGACTTTTCTCTGACGAACTATGGCAACGATTTTGCTACAGGACAAAAATGCTCAGCAGTAGATAAATAAGAGGCGTAAAAGTCGGACCAAACTCCTTTCTATTCTCAGACAGTTATTGGTGCAATGGCTTGAGAAAGAAAGCACACTGTGCAGTCAAATGGTCCCTGTCAGAGTTTTGATATTACTTTTTATATATGATGTTTACGGATTCATATTACTGCTGTCTTAATGTGTATTTTGCATTAGATGTTTAAGGGCTGAGCGGAGCTTAACTAATTTATATACGAGTACTTTAATCCATAGAGATGCATCAGTTTCTAGTTTTTTCAACCCATAAAGGAACACCTCATCTTTCAGTGTATCTGAATAATTCAAATTCTGAATCACTACATTTGAAGATACATGGTTTTGACTAAGCAGTAAAGGACAATCTGAAAAGAaacaagtaactaaagctgtcagacaaatgtagtggggtaaaaagtacaatatttgcctctgacaTGATGTGACCCAGAAggtttttgttgtatttatcTTATTCATTATCGATTTTATTCTATCAATTCATGATATTTTGTTAATTTCCATCCTTAATCGCCATAATCTAAATGTGCTTTTGCAACACCTATGAAATACAACGCCAGCGAGTATATTTTATCATAAAGTGAAAATACTCAACTAAAGTACCTTGAATTTGCACTGAAGTACAgagcttgagtaaatgtacttgggTTGCATTCCGCCACTGCCCCACTGTACTCACCGCATCATTCATGCCGTGGTTAAGGGGCTTGTCCTGCGAGAGGAGACCACCAGGTCCATCTGGGGGATGGGAGAGCTGCGGGCCCTGGATGAAGTCATTCATGGGGgggcctcctccacctcctcctccgacTCCACCACCAGAGGGGTTCCCATGAGGGAAGTCAAAGTTCCCTTGGCTGTGGTAACTGTTGCCTTGAAGgacaaaagaacaaacagaGTTCTATCAGGAGGCTAAGTGCAGTTTGCTGACTCGTTGATCAATCCCTACTGTTGCAAAAAGTTATCTCTTCAAAGTGGGTTACATAACGGGATATACaagctcttcttttttttttactgttatctAACATTTATCAAAGCAACGAGcttacaacattttaaaacaggttCAGCACAAAACTCTCCTTGGGgctgtttctttgtttaatgCACTGGAGGCACATCAGtagttttaaaatgcaaaacagctCACTTTCCCAACAAATGTATCTACACAGCAGGATCCTGGCTGCTTTTCTTTACCTGCTCCGGGGTAATCTCCCCCGTTGCCGCTGCCATGTTGACCAGGGTGAGGGGGGTAGGGGCTGGGGCCTGGTCCGTGGCCAGGACCCGGTCCTGGGCCGGGGCCAGGCCCTAGCTGGGCGATCATCTCCATCACATTGGGCATGGTCATCTGACTGGGGCTCATGGTCTTAAAGCGCTTGGCAAGTGGTCCGTCGGGGTCCTCTTTGATGTGTAGCTCCGACTTAATGGGGACAGGTCTCCAGCTACATGTCGGGTCTATATTGACCTCCTCAAACTCCGAGCTGTTAAAGGAGaacgtgtgtttttttaattttgaaacaATGGACTCAAAGCCACGTCTGGATTTTAGCAGCAGAAAGAGAGGCAGCTTACTTTTGGATGGCATTAAGGATTCCCCACATGTACTGATCCACCTCCAGACCCTCTAATAATGCCGTTTTactgaaaggagaaaaaaacgcATTGCACACAATTAATTAGACGCGTTCCATGTTCGTAATTCCACCTTCACACCCCCCTCAAACAGAACAACCTCTCACTTACTTGCACACAGGACACCTCCATGTCCCCCGCTCACAATTGAGCTGCAGGTAGGACTCCAGATCAAAGCACTGTAGAGAACAACGTCATGATCCGTCAGAATGATCTCTCCCTATTTCATGAGCGATAAAGTTTAGACGCCTCTTCAAATCTGAACAAACCTGGACATGTTTGCAGTCGTGCCCTCGCGCGGGTAGCTGGATGCGTCGGAAGGTAATGGGACATTTCAGCGACACTTTAATGGCCGTCTGCTCCACGCCGTCCTCCCCGTTGAGAGTGGTGTTACCTGCGGAGGCTGCCACGCTGCTGAAGTTCCTcttgactaaaaaaaaaaaacaaaaaacaaagtgtttcagAGGGAGGGGATTACTTTGTGTACACTTGCTGGTGCACTTCAAGACCTATTTCAAAGCAAACCATACGGAGAAACAGGTGTACGTCTGTGTAATTAAGATGTACTTATGCATATTAACTACactgaagagacaaaaaaacGAGCCGTACTCTTGGTGATGCAGTGTTCTGCAGGAAGGAGTCTTTTCTTCAGGAGCCCCTGGAGGACGGAGCGCACAGATGGCCTGTGGACCAGCTGCAGCACGAACAGGTGGGACTGCAGAGCAACACGAGAACATAAGAGACAAACAGTCTATTTAGCAGAGCGCATACACTAAGTCAAATCATCTGTGTGACGATCATCCCATCTGATCAACTCCGCTGAGCGAAAATAAGCGCAATTCCGGTACTGTTGTACTCACACAACAGCAGGCGGTGACTGTGATCTGGATGGTGTTTCTTCCAGGTTGGCATACGTGTTTCAGGTGCAGGGGCTTGTGGGAGGTTTTGTTGTCCCCCCTCTCGATGGTGAGCGGAGTGGCGTTGACGCTGACCTGGACGGAGGCGGGCCAGTTGGTGTTCCCCTGCCTGTCTTCATGGTGGTAGCATTTGAACTGCAGCTCGAGGTCCGACCTGGGGGAGCAATAGGACAAAAAAGGAGAGACCAGATTTAATATGCTTGTGAGCATTTAGCTTAAAACTATCGCACTCTCTTATCCTAATAGAGGAAGTAACGGATGATGAATAGCTGACTGAtctttttgtgcctaaacaaactaaataaagaacttctctttgttttcacgaaCAGACTGAACAGGCATGCTTGAATAACACAGTTTTACTTTACTGCAGTCAAATCAAACGACGAAAATAATTGAAAGGCATTTAAAACACATACATATTCATTCTCTATCGCTCCGACATCTGCTAGGCATCCGAAAGAGCCCCACAAATAGATATACAACGATGAAAGTATAACAGCAATAACTGTAATTGTTTGGGATACATGTTAGTAGTGATGGAACACTTAGCTAGTCATTTTTGAGAATATTCTGCTTAATACATAGCACGAGtaattaaagcaacaatatCTGATATTACTGGACACATGGTAGAACTGTCTTAACCCTGAGTGACCAAAAGTTCCTTTAAGAACGGTATGTTGAGGATGTTTTATGTCACATGTCATTGTTCAGTATTCAGTATCAGTATTCCCTGAGTTTGTGGGAGACTATGCCGGTGAGTTTCTGGGTCCTCCCCCAAGAAAGTCGTTTTTAATTAATAACATGCAATTCCACATCCCTTTAGAGCAGTATTAACACCGTATGAATGACAAAAAGAAACACTACAGCTGATAACCCAATAACTGCTACAGAAGTCTGCTGGGGTCTAATTACATCCATTAGATCCATTAGATCCGTGCTGCTTTCCACAATGATAATACAATCATTTGGCTTTATTATGGCAGGGAAAACTCTGTGATGGCGGTGCAGACTGTGCACTAATAGGAGTGCAAATACACTGGAAGTGGAGGCTTTATGAGGCGGTCCTACCTCCACATGAGGGTCTGGTGGACGGAGGGTCGTAGGTGGAAAACGTGGTTACTGACAGCCAGGTTGTGCTCCAAGCGGAACGGCTCCAGCACCACTCCATCCCTGACTGGGAACGTCAGCCGCAGCTCCTCGTTGGGGTTAGCTgagtgggagggaaaaaaacagagggtTAACTTTGAACTATCGCTGGTTAAATCACACAATCCGGGAGATGGGTATTATCCAGTGCTTCGCAGGAACTAAATGTTTGAGAGCTGCAGGGACACTCACTTGGAGGGGGCGGTAGGGCTGTCATATTTGGTTTCATGTCGGGTGGAAACGGGGGCTTCACATCCTGGTTTGGCGACAGGTATGGAGGAATACCACTTCCTGGGGTCATAGGGGGTGTGGGGTTACCAGGCACCGGGGAGTGGGGGTAGTTGCCGGGCCTGGGGGGCTGTTGAAGGCAGGAAAGTGcaataatgaaaacatctgACAGAACTCACTTCACATGTGCGACTGGGTCGGATTTAGCACAAACATACCCCGTTGCCTTGGCTGTATGGGTATCCACCTCCAGAGAAGTTGGTGCTCTGACCGTTAAAGGGCTCCTGCTGCAGAGGACATAAAAAAAGGAACGATAAATATAAGTAATATTCTGTCTGTTCCAGTCTTGCACAGTGAATGCTGGTGTAGAAAATGGACGGATGAATAATGTGGCATAACAGACCTTATAGTACTGGCCCATGGGCATGCCAGGAGGGTACTGTCCTTGGCCCTGCTGCCCTGGCATCCTCTGGCCGGGGTAGTTGGGGGATGGCAGCGGCCTGGAGGCGTTCGAGGTGGGGTACTGCCCCTGCTGTGGTGGGAACTGACTGTTCGGCCCGTACTGCTGACCCGCGTAACTCGCCTGGGAGACGAAAGTTACAGGAAAAGGTATTACACATGTGTTTTAGGTGTTCATTGATACAGAGGGCTCCATTTTCAAGTTTTTATGGTTAAATATGGAATATGTGACTCATAGCATTCAAGTCTGAtttgaacagaaacacagtttgttaaTAATTAGATTCCCAGCGGTCCCGTCACCTTGTCAGGAGATTTCAGTAATTATCGAAGTTCCACAGCACCTCTAGCAAAATGAAGCGCACGTATCacttctcctgctgctgtgtgatgaCTACAGGGGTTTAATCAACTGCACGGAAAAGATCTGACATTCTACAAGTTGTGGGAAAACTCGCTCCTTTTACAGAACATCAGTTTTTATTGAACTTGTCTCATGTGAATGATATGGTGGGGTAAGAGCCTTCCTTAATCATATTAATCTTGAGGCACATATCAATCTGCAGTAAATGAAAGGGGAACAACTCCCTTCTCCCACTGCGGCGCAAACACGTCCGTTTTAGTGCCAGAAAAACAAGCGTGGAGGCAAAGAAATAGACTTGTACACCCCAAAAAGTGCATACTCCCTTGTGCTGGCTTTGCTTTATTGTGTCGTTTAAATCACAGTATCTTTCCACTCACCTCTCCAGGATACGGCCTCTTCATCCCCTGCATGGGCATCCCCTGTCGAGGTCCTCCGGGATACCCTTGCTGTGGCATCCGTTGGCCGTGAGCGGCGAAAGGCCCCATGCCTGGGGTACGCGCCTGGTTCATGCCCATGGGAGGCCCGCTCATATTAGGGTTGTTCATGGCTGATCCCATGCTGGCTGGATTCATGCCTCCAGGGGGGCCCCGTGGGCCTGGCTGGTTCATGAACTGGCTGTTATAGGCCTGAGCGGGGCCCATTTGGAACGATGAACACATCTGGAGGCAAAAAAGAAGGTCGCAGTGTTTAATACGATCAGTCCGGATCTCAGGAAGGGGGTTGGATAATAGGTTCCTGTGTCTATTTCTATCTAATTCTGTAAACATCGATTAGCAAGtgtgcactgtacctgtccatACTGGTTCATATCTTTGTTCTGGGTTTCCTGCAGAGCCGCTACCGTGGCTGTCGCCGTGGCTGTTGCagtggcggcagcagcagcgacagcagcagctgcagcggcgGCAGCTGGCTGAGTGAAGTCACCAGGAGGACGTGTGTGGGAGGTCATTCCCATACCACCTGGGGGAGCGTTTGGACCTCCAGagtaactggaaaaaaaaaaataaaaaaaaataaaaaatcacatgtttCAATCATTATAGTAAAAGTCACTGCTtgattctttttaaaaatagagctGTATCCAGTCTCTTACCTCCCACTGTATCCCCCAGGACCTCCGGGGTAGCCAGGCCTGCCGTACATGCCCTGCTGCATGTACGGCTGGTTGGAGCCTCCTTTGTTTGgaaactgttgctgctgagcaCTGAACTGGGGTGAGTTGAGCCCTGCTGCGCTGGCAGACATACCTGATCCCATAGGGTTACCTCCAGGATTCATGGGGTTATTGCTATTTGCCATTGGGTTCCCAAGCACCTGGATTTAACAGGACACAACACGGGGAAATAAAATATCCATTAGGTTTGTAGAATAAACACAGAAGATAATCCTTTTGAGTGAAGAACTTATAATGAGAGAGCGGATGCTGTTCATGCATGGACATACCTGACTCTGTGACGTATTGGTCACACCCCACACTGTTGTAACCACAGACAATGACCCAGGGGGCTGGTTGGTGTTTTGTTGCCAGGGGACAGAGTCATAGGGAAAGGATCCATCACTGGAAAGTAGATCAAAACAAGAACATGTGCCTGATGTCACTTGGAGTTTGGACCAGCTAATAAAAGAGCCAACAGAAAGCCGACGGGGTTGCAAATCAGTCCAGAAATGTGAATAATTTGGGAATTCTTCTCGCCAAAATGTTAGGCAATTTGAAACGTTTGGCGTTCAGTTTCAAAACACGTTCGTCAGCCAGGATATGTGCTAATGGCTGCCGAGCGAGATGAGTAAAAAGCTCCAAATGAGCCGATAAGGAGTTgaatgctcacacacacatacacacacacacacacgtaaaaacTAAATATGATTAAATGGTTTCTTTGAGTTGTTGATAAGTCTTTGGATGTGGCTAGGTAGAGAGCAGTTGGAATGTTTCGCAttcagattaaaacaaatatcagGGCAAAATGTGAGAGTCTGTTACATATAATAAACAAGCTAATTCCTCATGGGGAGAGGCAAGTGGCCAGTGGAGTGGGAAGGAACTGCtgtttttggagagcagcttgttttcGCTCAGAGGTCCGCTCTTGGAATGGCCGACGTGTTCAATATTTCCTCATAAAGGCACAACAGTATCCCATGATCCTCAGCAGAGGCAAACAGGACTGCTGGCTAACTCCGAGCTTtctttcagagagagagagcacacagTGTTCTCCAAAGACATTACTTCACAGCTCCCTTCCCTGCCGGCTTGTCGCTCCACCCCAAATCACCTCAGCTCCACTCGATGTGAACCTGGCTCTCGTCCAAACCCGTGGAAATCCTGTGTGTCTTGTGCGCTGAATTCAAGATAATACCTTAATAAAGACCAGAGCCACAAACTGCACTCAGTTTCTCGAATATACTACGGTGAACCTTGACACAATTTGTGAGAATGCATCATCCAAACATctcggggaggggggggggggaagcagaGAAAAGGCTACCTTGAAAAGGCTCCAGGAAAATAGTGGCAGGTACCAATTTGTCTgtcataaataatttaaaatcatTTACTGCAGACAAGcttataattttcttttcttacatttctgttctctgtctgtctctgctgtacGTCCACTCTGACACCTACATCTCCCAagacgcgcgcacgcacacacacgcgcgcgcgcgcacacacacacacatgcacctacCAACAGCACACATCTAAACACATACCACCACCAAACATGTATTTCATCTTGTCTGTTATAGTTATTTTAAGTATGTTGTGTTAACGTCTGTTTATCCACCTGttgtgtcattttatttttcacaataaacaATATACATACATTAGAATGCTGTGTAACATATCTGGTAGAATTCTATAcgatttatttcactgttatttTTTGCAAATTGCAAAAGCAACACGGGTTACACTGTGCAACATCATCACTACACggtacatttagatttaactaaacttatttcactgttaatacTGTTTCACTgataataaaatgctttataaactatgtgtatgtatgtatataaatatatatatatgtctgcTGCACTCTGATTGTACTGGTGTCTATTAAACTGCTTAATTCAGGTTGGCTGTGTTTTAACCTCACCTCTGTTGGCTTCTTTCACATGATTGTCTGCAGTAACAGAGAAATGGCGGATGGCAGAGTCAAACAGTGTTGTGAAAAGtgcccaaaagtcatacttgagtaaaattaaAGGTATCGCGTTcaattattacttttgtaaaagtaaaagtcgCCCGTACGAGCAGTCCTAAAGTATCTGATAGCAAATgttcttaaaggtgcattatgtaaaaTTGGCCACCTCATTAATTGTCTAAACAAATTGAGGGTAACatgtcaccagagtaaccgctatgtgctgctaactgtagctgccaccAGCTAGTTAGCCCATTTAGCTCTGCAGCTAACAGTCTGAACTGGGGTCACGGAGCACCGGGGAAGTGTTGGTGATCATACGGTGTATTCAATATAATGTATACTGGGCTCATCTAATCATTGGTCTAGCCGATGATCTCCGACTTGAgttggtgtgtttttcttttttttatatttgactgcagataaaataaataaagcactattttggttctgatgcagcatgttgTCTTGAAGGTAACCATTAACTAAAGCTATCAACTAAATGCAGTGgatttaaggtactatatttgcttccaaaatgtcatgtttaaggataaagtagcagaaaatggaaactcaAGCA includes:
- the zmiz1a gene encoding zinc finger MIZ domain-containing protein 1a isoform X7, with translation MQPSMNSMKPGLTHRQSCERSQQSDGSFPYDSVPWQQNTNQPPGSLSVVTTVWGVTNTSQSQVLGNPMANSNNPMNPGGNPMGSGMSASAAGLNSPQFSAQQQQFPNKGGSNQPYMQQGMYGRPGYPGGPGGYSGSYSGGPNAPPGGMGMTSHTRPPGDFTQPAAAAAAAAVAAAAATATATATATVAALQETQNKDMNQYGQMCSSFQMGPAQAYNSQFMNQPGPRGPPGGMNPASMGSAMNNPNMSGPPMGMNQARTPGMGPFAAHGQRMPQQGYPGGPRQGMPMQGMKRPYPGEASYAGQQYGPNSQFPPQQGQYPTSNASRPLPSPNYPGQRMPGQQGQGQYPPGMPMGQYYKQEPFNGQSTNFSGGGYPYSQGNGPPRPGNYPHSPVPGNPTPPMTPGSGIPPYLSPNQDVKPPFPPDMKPNMTALPPPPTNPNEELRLTFPVRDGVVLEPFRLEHNLAVSNHVFHLRPSVHQTLMWRSDLELQFKCYHHEDRQGNTNWPASVQVSVNATPLTIERGDNKTSHKPLHLKHVCQPGRNTIQITVTACCCSHLFVLQLVHRPSVRSVLQGLLKKRLLPAEHCITKIKRNFSSVAASAGNTTLNGEDGVEQTAIKVSLKCPITFRRIQLPARGHDCKHVQCFDLESYLQLNCERGTWRCPVCNKTALLEGLEVDQYMWGILNAIQNSEFEEVNIDPTCSWRPVPIKSELHIKEDPDGPLAKRFKTMSPSQMTMPNVMEMIAQLGPGPGPGPGPGHGPGPSPYPPHPGQHGSGNGGDYPGAGNSYHSQGNFDFPHGNPSGGGVGGGGGGGPPMNDFIQGPQLSHPPDGPGGLLSQDKPLNHGMNDAMSHPDQSHNSMQQILHVSPHPGSQSGLPLHHSGQSGPPLHHGGQSSQPPRQSQPQPQQPGQNSHPHSDLNFNPSSDGQMGQGAQDMPEPSLDLLPELANPDELLSYLDPPDLPSNSNDDLLSLFENN
- the zmiz1a gene encoding zinc finger MIZ domain-containing protein 1a isoform X6 — translated: MNTLPSMDRHIQQTNDRLLCIKQHLQNPANFHSAATELLDWCGDPRAFQRPFEQSLMGCLTVVSRVAAQQGFDLDLGYRLLAVCAANRDKFTPKSAETSTCRRCQSDSALLSSWCEELGRLLLLRHQKNRQNEPQGKVPMQPSMNSMKPGLTHRQSCERSQQSDGSFPYDSVPWQQNTNQPPGSLSVVTTVWGVTNTSQSQVLGNPMANSNNPMNPGGNPMGSGMSASAAGLNSPQFSAQQQQFPNKGGSNQPYMQQGMYGRPGYPGGPGGYSGSYSGGPNAPPGGMGMTSHTRPPGDFTQPAAAAAAAAVAAAAATATATATATVAALQETQNKDMNQYGQMCSSFQMGPAQAYNSQFMNQPGPRGPPGGMNPASMGSAMNNPNMSGPPMGMNQARTPGMGPFAAHGQRMPQQGYPGGPRQGMPMQGMKRPYPGEASYAGQQYGPNSQFPPQQGQYPTSNASRPLPSPNYPGQRMPGQQGQGQYPPGMPMGQYYKQEPFNGQSTNFSGGGYPYSQGNGPPRPGNYPHSPVPGNPTPPMTPGSGIPPYLSPNQDVKPPFPPDMKPNMTALPPPPTNPNEELRLTFPVRDGVVLEPFRLEHNLAVSNHVFHLRPSVHQTLMWRSDLELQFKCYHHEDRQGNTNWPASVQVSVNATPLTIERGDNKTSHKPLHLKHVCQPGRNTIQITVTACCCSHLFVLQLVHRPSVRSVLQGLLKKRLLPAEHCITKIKRNFSSVAASAGNTTLNGEDGVEQTAIKVSLKCPITFRRIQLPARGHDCKHVQCFDLESYLQLNCERGTWRCPVCNKTALLEGLEVDQYMWGILNAIQNSEFEEVNIDPTCSWRPVPIKSELHIKEDPDGPLAKRFKTMSPSQMTMPNVMEMIAQLGPGPGPGPGPGHGPGPSPYPPHPGQHGSGNGGDYPGAGNSYHSQGNFDFPHGNPSGGGVGGGGGGGPPMNDFIQGPQLSHPPDGPGGLLSQDKPLNHGMNDALLPELANPDELLSYLDPPDLPSNSNDDLLSLFENN
- the zmiz1a gene encoding zinc finger MIZ domain-containing protein 1a isoform X1, whose product is MNTLPSMDRHIQQTNDRLLCIKQHLQNPANFHSAATELLDWCGDPRAFQRPFEQSLMGCLTVVSRVAAQQGFDLDLGYRLLAVCAANRDKFTPKSAETSTCRRCQSDSALLSSWCEELGRLLLLRHQKNRQNEPQGKVPMQPSMNSMKPGLTHRQSCERSQQSDGSFPYDSVPWQQNTNQPPGSLSVVTTVWGVTNTSQSQVLGNPMANSNNPMNPGGNPMGSGMSASAAGLNSPQFSAQQQQFPNKGGSNQPYMQQGMYGRPGYPGGPGGYSGSYSGGPNAPPGGMGMTSHTRPPGDFTQPAAAAAAAAVAAAAATATATATATVAALQETQNKDMNQYGQMCSSFQMGPAQAYNSQFMNQPGPRGPPGGMNPASMGSAMNNPNMSGPPMGMNQARTPGMGPFAAHGQRMPQQGYPGGPRQGMPMQGMKRPYPGEASYAGQQYGPNSQFPPQQGQYPTSNASRPLPSPNYPGQRMPGQQGQGQYPPGMPMGQYYKQEPFNGQSTNFSGGGYPYSQGNGPPRPGNYPHSPVPGNPTPPMTPGSGIPPYLSPNQDVKPPFPPDMKPNMTALPPPPTNPNEELRLTFPVRDGVVLEPFRLEHNLAVSNHVFHLRPSVHQTLMWRSDLELQFKCYHHEDRQGNTNWPASVQVSVNATPLTIERGDNKTSHKPLHLKHVCQPGRNTIQITVTACCCSHLFVLQLVHRPSVRSVLQGLLKKRLLPAEHCITKIKRNFSSVAASAGNTTLNGEDGVEQTAIKVSLKCPITFRRIQLPARGHDCKHVQCFDLESYLQLNCERGTWRCPVCNKTALLEGLEVDQYMWGILNAIQNSEFEEVNIDPTCSWRPVPIKSELHIKEDPDGPLAKRFKTMSPSQMTMPNVMEMIAQLGPGPGPGPGPGHGPGPSPYPPHPGQHGSGNGGDYPGAGNSYHSQGNFDFPHGNPSGGGVGGGGGGGPPMNDFIQGPQLSHPPDGPGGLLSQDKPLNHGMNDAMSHPDQSHNSMQQILHVSPHPGSQSGLPLHHSGQSGPPLHHGGQSSQPPRQSQPQPQQPGQNSHPHSDLNFNPSSDGQMGQGAQDMPEPSLDLLPELANPDELLSYLDPPDLPSNSNDDLLSLFENN